One window of the Halobacillus litoralis genome contains the following:
- the purC gene encoding phosphoribosylaminoimidazolesuccinocarboxamide synthase produces the protein MKGSLLYEGKAKRVYHTTDDSGRLILSYKDDATAFNGKKKSEFEGKGRLNNLITSKVFEYLHQQNIPTHFIEACSDTEQLVDQTTIIPIEVVVRNIAAGSITRRLGIEEQTSFTPPIIELFYKKDELNDPLINDVHAYHLTDINEQELTFIKHQALIINEHLIELFRSAGLDLIDFKLEFGRRTDGTIVLADEISPDTCRLWDSQTGKKMDKDVFRENIGSLIETYENILQRLEENVCAK, from the coding sequence ATGAAGGGTTCACTATTGTATGAAGGTAAAGCGAAACGGGTGTACCATACGACAGATGATTCAGGACGCCTGATTTTATCCTATAAAGATGACGCAACGGCATTCAATGGCAAGAAAAAAAGCGAGTTTGAAGGCAAAGGTCGCCTGAATAACTTGATTACCTCAAAAGTATTTGAATACTTGCATCAGCAAAACATCCCTACCCACTTTATTGAAGCTTGTAGCGATACGGAACAATTGGTCGATCAAACGACGATCATTCCTATTGAAGTCGTCGTTCGTAATATTGCGGCTGGCAGTATCACACGTCGGCTCGGCATTGAAGAACAGACAAGCTTCACCCCGCCAATCATTGAATTGTTTTACAAAAAAGACGAATTGAATGATCCACTTATCAATGACGTTCATGCATACCACCTGACAGATATCAATGAACAAGAACTTACATTCATCAAACACCAGGCTCTTATCATCAACGAGCACTTAATAGAATTATTTAGATCTGCCGGTCTTGATCTCATCGATTTCAAACTGGAGTTCGGCCGTCGTACGGATGGAACTATCGTTTTAGCTGATGAAATTTCACCAGACACTTGCCGTCTTTGGGACAGCCAAACAGGTAAAAAAATGGACAAAGACGTCTTCCGCGAAAATATCGGAAGCTTGATCGAGACGTATGAGAATATTTTACAACGACTGGAGGAGAATGTATGCGCAAAGTAA
- the purQ gene encoding phosphoribosylformylglycinamidine synthase subunit PurQ: protein MKFAVVVFPGSNCDRDMYYAVKDHLGAEADLVWYQEANLANYDAVLLPGGFSYGDYLRSGAIASTSSVIGQIREAAEMGKPVLGVCNGFQVLLEMGLLPGAMLPNERLKFMCHFETLTVENSNTLFTSQYEEKEKIQIPIAHGDGNYFCDEATYQKLSDNNQIIFTYDDNPNGSVGNIAGITNQKGNVLGMMPHPERAVEALLGHEDGLRLFESILTHWREHHAINA, encoded by the coding sequence GTGAAGTTCGCTGTTGTTGTTTTTCCAGGTTCAAACTGTGACCGTGACATGTATTACGCTGTAAAAGATCATTTAGGTGCAGAAGCTGATCTCGTCTGGTACCAGGAAGCGAATCTAGCAAACTATGACGCTGTTCTCCTTCCCGGCGGCTTTTCATACGGCGACTATTTGCGCTCGGGAGCGATCGCCTCTACGTCTTCTGTAATCGGACAGATCCGTGAAGCTGCAGAAATGGGGAAACCTGTGCTTGGCGTCTGCAACGGCTTCCAGGTCCTACTTGAAATGGGGCTGCTGCCGGGGGCGATGCTTCCCAATGAACGCCTCAAGTTCATGTGCCATTTTGAAACTTTGACAGTGGAGAACTCGAACACTTTATTCACTTCTCAATATGAAGAAAAAGAAAAAATCCAAATTCCGATCGCTCACGGGGATGGGAACTATTTTTGCGATGAAGCAACCTACCAGAAACTGAGTGACAACAACCAAATCATCTTCACTTATGATGATAATCCGAATGGATCGGTCGGGAACATTGCCGGTATTACCAATCAAAAAGGGAATGTTCTCGGTATGATGCCACACCCTGAGCGAGCGGTTGAAGCGTTGCTCGGCCATGAAGACGGTCTGCGGTTATTTGAATCGATTTTGACACATTGGAGGGAACATCATGCCATCAATGCTTGA
- the purS gene encoding phosphoribosylformylglycinamidine synthase subunit PurS, with protein MRKVKIHITLKEGVLDPQGKAVQNSLQSLEYNTVEDVRVGKYMEVVMEDSDNLEKQIDQMCDQLLANPVIENYSYTIEEVV; from the coding sequence ATGCGCAAAGTAAAGATCCACATCACCTTGAAAGAGGGCGTGCTCGACCCACAAGGGAAAGCCGTCCAAAACTCACTGCAATCCCTGGAGTACAATACTGTCGAAGATGTTCGTGTCGGAAAATATATGGAAGTGGTGATGGAAGATAGCGACAACCTCGAAAAACAGATCGACCAAATGTGTGATCAGCTGCTCGCCAACCCGGTTATTGAAAATTACAGCTATACGATCGAGGAGGTTGTTTAA